Genomic DNA from Setaria italica strain Yugu1 chromosome V, Setaria_italica_v2.0, whole genome shotgun sequence:
GTGCTGATGGAACAAGCCCTTCAAGAATGAGAGCGTTAGTTTTAGAGCTCTAgcttttcctttccttctctttATCATGGCATGAAATTTATAAGATTACCTTGATGTTACAGGTTTATCAACAGAGAAGGCATTGACTTTTCTGATGCTCAAAACATGCAGCCCGTGCAGGTATGTATtcaatttcttcctttttctgtaTCCATGTCATTAGTGAAACTCCAGTTTCAGTGAGATACATTTTCTGCTAGGAATGGGAGTTAGCAGAGAACCTGCAAGGAACACTTGAGTACCAAACAAGGTATGTTCTGTAATTTTTTGTTCTCCTTGTGCCCCTTGGTGTTCCTAACAGATGTAAATTGTCAGTTGAATTATTTTCTTAGAGCTTCAGTGCCCTCAAGATATATTTGATTTAGTAAACGCTCATAAAGCTTCTGATAGACTGGAGTTCATTAGATTCATGCACTGATGCTGTGCAAATCAGTCTAGGACTTTTGCATTTAGTTACTGGAGTTAAAACACTGGGCTGCTTTTGTTTTATCTCTGTCTACTGAATGGCTTGTAACTACTATGCTTTTAAGTCCTCTTTGCACGTTGTATGTAGAAGCAGCATATGTCTCATCAGAGATTTTCTTACCTTTACCCCCTGTAACCTTTTGTTTCTCAGATATTCAAGGTTCCAAGGTGTGGCTAACCTAACTCTGCATTTTTCTGACAACTTTGGTGGCGATACAACTAAGATTTATTACATTGGACTACGCGGTGAAGCCACTCAGGTACTGAAGTTACTTGTTTCCCTACATATTTAGTAAAAAAAAGATAGTTGAATGTCACACTGATGCTTGACTGCTGTGTTCTGCCTATCAGAACAAAAGGGACGTCGTGGCGACAATCGTTTATGAAGTCATGCCCAATCCTTCGGACCACAAGTAAGTTTTGTTCATATTTGAGCTACTGCTGCTTCATGTTTCACATCAAGTATACAAGTGTTGATTTGCTACGTTATATGTTGTATCAGTTCAACAGTTTCATTAGAGTCCTGGTGGCCACCATATCTTTGCTCCCTTTTCCTCCTTAACCTTTACTAAATGTGGAAGATACTGATTTTACTAAGGTGCCTCTAAATAGGGAGAAAAGGGAAGGTTTATACAACCTAAGATTATTTAGCCTTCCAGCTTGCAGAGAATCATATGCTACTTGCAGTACATACTCTAGCATGATAGGTAGTCCTGGTGGTTCCTTTATAATCCAAAGTTGCATATTGCTTGGTCAAGCTGCATTATTTAACTACACTGATGGTTACACTGGGAGTTtacaaaggggaaaaaataacATCTTCGACCCATCTAACTACCAAGTGCAAGCATTATCGCAAAGTTATTTTCACTAAAAATGACTAGGTTTTACTCATTCTTGGCTCGTGATAATGCTTTAGCATGTCTTAACCGAGGGTCATTCTTGATGATACTGTTTCTCTTTCCCGTGCAGAACAAAATCTGAGACTGGAGGAGGTTTCTCGCATGTTGAGTAGGCATCATTGCCAGGTGAGGCATATCTACAGTTCCTGTTGGGCCGATACCAATTTACCCTCCTTTTAACTTTTTTTCCCCTAATTGTTTGGTGTTCTTCCTTGGCAGAGCTTGGGAGAAGCTGAGCACTGCGTCTTCTGGAGGCAAATGTGCACTTCTCTTCCACGAATAAGATAATCCCAGCTGCTAGTCTTGTAGCTTGACTTTTTTTAGTACTGAACCCTGTACCTGTGGATGCTGTTAGTCTGTTATTTTCGGGAGAATTCTGTACGTGTGAACGCTGTAACTTGTTGCTGATGCTATCATAAGAATTGGTCGCTCGCTTATCATGGTACTCATGCCTTATTCACAATCCAACTAAATCTTATCTATTTTTAACTTAAAATCATTaaaattatactccctccgtcccaaattataggtcgttttgactttattagattcatagactttgttatgcacttagatataccttatgtctagatgcataataatatctatgtatctagaaaagtcaaaacgacctataatttgaagcggagggagtatattattATTGTCTATTCTTATTGAATCGATCCTAAAGGGTTCTTTACCACCCTCGCATGCCTTGCCTTAATGTACTAATTTTCTGCAACATTGTCTTAATGTACTAATTTTCTGCAACATGTATTCGGTATTCCATTTTGGGTGAGGTGTGGTAGATAATTTTCCAGTATGATCATGCAACTTGTGGGAGCTATTAAAAGAgtgagggtgtgtttggtttgtggaATTAAATAGTTCATGGACAAAATGGTGCATTTTGGATGGGATCATCCAGCACAGGATGGTACACCATTTGTGTTTGGTTCTACACCCACTTGTGTTTGGTTTGTTGAATTAAATAGTTTATGGATAAAATGGTGCATTTTGGATGGGATCATCCAGCACAGGATGGTACACCCACTTGTTTGCATATAAGACATACAGGTTGGATGGATGTACAGGTTCATAGTATGTAATGCGGTTTCAAATAAATACAACCACATAAATACATAGTTGAACTGAACTGTTTCAAATACATAGCTGAACTGAAGCATGTGTACAGGTTCCAATGTGTATAATCCATATAATCCAAAAGTTCAAGTAATATGTCTATAATATATCCAAAAGTTCAAATACAGTCTGGCTCCATTGACTTTCTACCACGAAAAGCTGGCTCCATTAACTTACTAACCGAGGTCCGTATATGTTTTCCATCAATGGCTCCAATACAGTCATATTTGTTCATATTTGTACGATTGTCAAGTATCATACCTTAAAGTATGGATCCCACCTAGGGTTGCCTGCGATTTTGGTTGGGGTCTCCAAAGAAGGTGGTTGGATAAGATCATTTCTCAGCTCACCTATGGCATTGAGGATGATTCTAAAGTATCTACTCACTGCTTCACTTGATCTCCCAAAGTTTGTAGTAACTACCATATTCCTTTCATTGTGTCCAATCGTATAGAGGAACATGACAACTTGCTCTTCAACAGATACATGTATTGTGTCATAAAGCAACTGTCGTTCCCTTGAAACTTGATACAACCGAAAGAAAGATGCTCTCTTAAGCCTAATCATATTTGTGCAGGTTGTGTCATCCCGCAAAATTTTATCATTCAGGTAGGATATTCTAGCCGCATCCCTTTCCACTAATGGGCCATATATAATAGGCTCTCTCCTATTCCTTAATCTGAACCGGACATACAGAACAACCATAGAAGCGGCAATATATGCAACATTGATAAGCAATTTTCTCCTTTTAACTTGCCTCTTGTCCATCTACATGACTAAAGCAATGAAAAAATATTGTAACAAAATATTGATGAATTACTTGCATTTGAGTTACTGATAATTGTGTTGtcattgaagaaaaagaaaaagattgcaCATTTTATTACACATGATGCAAAGGATACATAGTTTTCATAAGTAAAGGAGCCGCAAATAACAGGAATACAAAAAAGAGAACTTGGTGCTTAGTAAGGGAAAGACATTAAAAGCTTCTCCAAACCCCCTGCTGTTTTAAGAAATTTTTATTTGTAAGCAGTCATGAGAAATCATACGTCCAATAGGCATTAAAAGCTTCAACAAACCAGGAATGTCCGCAGCAAAAGGATAGCTCTAGAACTATAAAAGTTTCATACAGAACCCCAGAGATAGGCAAACCTAAAGTAACTGCCGTTTTTTAACAATCTTCTCTTCTCTGAACTTTGCTTATCAACTTCTCAGCACAAAGAAAGTATGTGTGCTAAACGGAAAGTCAAGTTCTGGCCAGGCTACTGTCAGAATAAGGCAGCACATGGAGCATCACAAATATTCAGGCGACCTTTATACAAGAATGCCAATTTCTagtaattaaaaaaatatggagcATGTTGGCCTTAAACATGTCGCTTCCTGAAAAGAGGAAAGGCATCTAAACTGACAGATCAAGTTTAATCCAACTGACAGAAAAGAGGAAAGGCATCTAAACTGACAAATCGAGTTTAATCCAACTgacagaaaagagaaaagtcATCTAAACTGACGGATCAAGTTTAATCCAACTGACAGAAAAGAGGAAAGTCATCTAAACTGACAGATCCTAGGATTTTGGTCCCCGTACCTTGAATCAGAGAGTAGTCGGCCAAGAACAATCCCTCTACCTCCGCCGCTGCAAACCCTGGTCCAATCTTGGTGCCTGACCCATGCAAACCCATCGATGGACAAGATTAGGATTCGCGCAACACAAGGAAGAAGGGGGAACCACAGGTCATACCTTGCCTGGTGGCTGCTGGCAAGAATCTGGTCGTGGTCGCGAGGATCTGGTCGGGACCGGTGAGGATCTGGTTGGGGTCGGAGAAGAACAGTCGTGGGCAGCGAGGAGGTGTGGGAGGAGTGGGCCGATGGGCGCGGGATGAGCGCTGGCAtcggggagccggcggcggacctgcgagcggcggcgtcggggaagaAGAGCTGGCGGCAGAGTCACGAGAGGCAGAGGAGCGGCGAGTCGCGAGCGGCGTCCCACGGGTCGCAGGGGGGAGCGCTCCACGTTCTGGATGCCGTGGTCCGGTTATTTTGAGCGCACGGGATGGTTCAGGATATTTGTGGAATGTTCTCTGAGCTGGTACAACTCTGTCCAAGACGGTGTGGTGCAATTCAATCAACCAAACGCTAGGATAAGGTTCCATCCTGGATGCGCTCATACACGTACGCTGCCGtacacccaaccaaacacacgctAAATTGCACTCTCCATACAACAACTGGGTACGTGTTGGTCCAACAACTTACAAAATGCTTAATTTAGTACAATATAAATTCTAAACTTTTAAAAGGTAATGTTAGTACATATTAATATATTAGTTTTTTAGCTGAACAATGCATAGAATCAAAGATGTGAACTTATTAATACTGAATATGgaattaaatattcctaatcaaaattaaatttaCTCGTTTTAACATTTGGACTGCGGATGCACCAAGTTATCAAGTTATTGCATTAAATTtaacattttacaagttgttggatcaATACGCACTCATCTATCAAGTTACAttgattgagcattttacatgTTGTTGGACTAATCTCACCCATCTAACAATTTGTTGTATGCCTATTAAAATGCAAATTCCAGCGCTAACTTGGGAGGAGACGAGTCATTACATAATTTGACTGAACAACCATGCAGTGCCAATATTTTGCTTGTGCATGGACGTTCATCTAAACTAGCCTAACATGTGACCGATGTTTGCGACATCCTATTTGATGCGCAAAAATTACACTCGAAACTAGCCATAGCACATGTGATTGTAACCCGTGACCCGGATCAGTTGA
This window encodes:
- the LOC101760164 gene encoding PITH domain-containing protein 1; the encoded protein is MACLHDHSCEDHNCAADWSLYNHVDTPKVVALNESVPGSVKSVFKPWEQRLDTSGGFLESNDGDPELLIFIPFTSDVKIKSISVVGGADGTSPSRMRAFINREGIDFSDAQNMQPVQEWELAENLQGTLEYQTRYSRFQGVANLTLHFSDNFGGDTTKIYYIGLRGEATQNKRDVVATIVYEVMPNPSDHKTKSETGGGFSHVE